From the genome of Streptomyces sp. NBC_01260, one region includes:
- a CDS encoding sigma-70 family RNA polymerase sigma factor, whose amino-acid sequence MSGDGQQEEPFDGVSTTGGGTGTGGLPSEQVPSQAGPGRQRAGEEAGGTVLPGPWLPAPVETPAPANPDGTYAATGTAVPMQRVASSSAAADTTGLTLSDAQLIQRMRDGDDLAYEELFRRHSDQVRRYARTCCRDAHTADDLTAEVFARTLQAVRGGKGPEEAVRAYLMTAVRHVGAAWTKTARREQLVDDFAAFAAQASRSSKVSDADTLDLGADVTAMHEAEQSMAMQAFRSLPERWQAVLWHTTVEEESPSDIAPLFGLTANATSVLASRAREGLKQAYLQAHVSQALTSGGDCARYADRLGAYARGGLRMRAERGLRGHLDECAKCRLAAGELAHVNAGIPALLPIAVIGWFAAGYALKAAGIVAGGAVGAAGAGAAAAATGGSSSAGSAGGAAVSEGLGAPVKAGIAAAAVAVAAAAGLVWALAGDDQPRPEAKPVARPPAVAPAVPSPAPPKPEPKPTPPPRPTPPAPVPQKPKPTPTPTPTPTPTPTPTPTPTPTPTPKPTPPAPVPPPPVPKPAPTPTPTPTPTPTPPSPPAPAPEVYQVNKLSYSLFGDHTGPEVVLGESSWVWQRSGMSIGGTRYAHGVTVHSRSSVVIQLNRQCTRYEAMVGVDDLTMGLGSVRFSVFDGDGARLWQSPVTNGNDPAVPVGVGIEGRDRIRLVVEPMTEFGGVALADWADSRISCR is encoded by the coding sequence ATGAGCGGTGACGGGCAGCAGGAAGAGCCGTTCGACGGTGTCTCCACCACGGGTGGCGGCACCGGCACGGGCGGCCTGCCCTCGGAACAGGTGCCGAGCCAGGCCGGACCCGGGCGCCAGAGGGCCGGCGAAGAGGCCGGCGGCACGGTTCTGCCCGGACCATGGCTCCCCGCACCGGTCGAGACCCCGGCACCGGCGAACCCGGACGGGACCTACGCCGCAACGGGGACCGCGGTCCCCATGCAGCGGGTCGCCAGCAGCTCGGCTGCTGCGGACACGACCGGACTCACCCTCTCCGACGCCCAGTTGATCCAGCGGATGCGGGACGGCGACGACCTCGCGTACGAGGAGCTGTTCCGCCGGCACTCGGACCAGGTGCGCCGGTACGCGCGCACCTGCTGCCGGGACGCGCACACCGCAGACGACCTGACGGCCGAGGTCTTCGCCCGGACACTGCAGGCGGTACGGGGCGGCAAGGGGCCCGAGGAGGCGGTGCGCGCCTATCTGATGACCGCGGTCCGGCACGTCGGCGCCGCGTGGACGAAGACCGCCAGGCGGGAGCAACTGGTCGATGACTTCGCGGCGTTCGCCGCTCAGGCGTCGCGCTCCTCGAAGGTGTCGGACGCCGACACTCTCGATCTCGGCGCCGATGTGACGGCGATGCACGAGGCCGAGCAGTCGATGGCGATGCAGGCCTTCCGCAGCCTCCCGGAGCGCTGGCAGGCGGTCCTGTGGCACACCACCGTCGAGGAGGAGTCGCCCAGCGACATCGCCCCGCTGTTCGGGCTCACCGCCAACGCCACTTCGGTACTGGCCAGCCGGGCCCGCGAAGGGCTCAAGCAGGCGTATCTGCAGGCCCATGTGAGCCAGGCGCTCACCTCCGGCGGCGACTGTGCGCGCTACGCCGACCGGCTCGGCGCCTATGCCCGTGGCGGGCTGCGGATGCGCGCCGAGCGCGGGCTGCGGGGGCACCTGGACGAATGCGCGAAATGCCGCTTGGCAGCAGGCGAACTGGCCCACGTGAATGCCGGGATTCCCGCGCTGCTCCCGATCGCGGTCATCGGCTGGTTCGCCGCCGGATACGCGCTCAAGGCCGCCGGGATCGTGGCGGGCGGCGCAGTCGGCGCCGCGGGTGCGGGGGCCGCGGCCGCGGCGACCGGCGGGAGTTCGTCCGCAGGGTCGGCCGGTGGCGCCGCCGTCTCCGAGGGGCTCGGCGCTCCGGTGAAGGCCGGCATCGCGGCGGCGGCGGTCGCCGTCGCGGCCGCGGCCGGGCTGGTGTGGGCGCTGGCCGGCGACGACCAGCCGCGGCCCGAGGCGAAGCCGGTGGCCAGGCCGCCGGCCGTGGCACCTGCGGTGCCGTCGCCCGCACCGCCGAAGCCGGAGCCGAAGCCCACCCCGCCCCCCAGGCCCACGCCGCCCGCTCCCGTACCGCAGAAGCCGAAGCCCACGCCGACTCCCACACCCACGCCCACGCCCACGCCGACACCGACACCGACACCGACACCGACACCGACACCGAAGCCCACTCCGCCGGCTCCCGTCCCACCGCCGCCCGTCCCGAAGCCGGCTCCGACGCCCACCCCGACTCCGACGCCGACTCCGACTCCCCCGTCGCCGCCCGCACCGGCGCCGGAGGTCTACCAGGTCAACAAGTTGAGCTACAGCCTCTTCGGCGACCACACCGGACCCGAGGTGGTGCTCGGTGAGAGCAGCTGGGTCTGGCAGCGTTCCGGGATGTCGATCGGCGGCACGCGGTACGCCCACGGGGTGACCGTCCACAGCCGCTCGTCGGTCGTCATCCAGCTGAACCGCCAGTGCACCCGTTACGAGGCGATGGTCGGCGTCGACGACCTGACCATGGGGCTCGGATCCGTGCGCTTCTCCGTGTTCGACGGCGACGGTGCGCGGCTGTGGCAGTCCCCGGTGACGAACGGCAACGACCCGGCCGTACCGGTCGGCGTCGGCATCGAGGGCCGGGACCGGATCCGGCTCGTCGTGGAGCCGATGACCGAGTTCGGCGGGGTGGCCCTCGCGGACTGGGCCGATTCCCGCATCAGCTGCCGCTGA
- a CDS encoding ATP-binding protein: protein MRYLILGVTEARDEQGGALPLGGMRLRALLAALALRPGRSVPIAELVDDVWADDPPADAPAALQALVGRLRRALGRDTLTSTPGGYRLAAGPDDVDLHVFERLARQGAAELTSGAPEDAARTLRTALALWRGPALADLPDRDHALRPQAHRLAALERRIEADLRCAGAGPPAGTTTVAGTPPATPSPSAAPPAALVPELMELTAAHPYDERFRAQLIRALRAAGRQADALAAYEDARRALAEGLGTDPGPELTALHRGLLAPASFAPGPAGTEPARGNLRPRLTSFVGREPELRTIRDDLTRSRLVTLTGPGGSGKTRLAEESAAHEGRAAAGDVWLAELAPVEAPEAVPGAVLSALGLRETALLRDSGHEGTYPRTDPVDLLADHLAHCSRSRPFLLILDNCEHVIDAAAALAETLLTRCPRLRILATSREPLGVPGEAVRPVDPLPADFAHRLFTERARAVRPEFDPEREAAHDPHAVAEICRRLDGLPLAIELAAARLRMLGPRQIADRLDDRFRLLTGGSRTVLPRQQTLRAVVDWSWDLLDEDERTALRQVSVFAGGWDLPAAEAVITTTADTADLIGALIDKSLVVATPVDGGGMRYRLLETIHEYAIERCAETPGVRAAAGRAHTAHFLALVEEADPRLRSADQLPWIQRLETDLDNIRAALHRSTALAGPSDMSDPSAPSGPSDFPGPSQPRQPSESDAVRLVLGMGWFWWLRNYRTEGLIWTARALAFGPEPTDRTDPRYWPWMNLRMLRFFLEMESRPSDADRDDDHDTRAALASRVADAFASSGPQAARFPGLLWPMTTFFSPGVPDRRKKIDAVVGNARIHGGAWEYGVALMFRTHMVVDMPGGMPGVDADLAELRALSRLVGDRWMRAQVASAAAEAGMMRGRYDEARAAYEEALLLAREVGAHTEAPFLLARLAELFYRTDDPAAADQLLERSESEAERYQTHDATAYVHYLRATMALERGDIPTARRMHAAAKAENGIGSPPSHFTAILEGLSARITIHEPGPGSGPAAGLRGLTAALVSARDALCAEIVTGRLADGVVTVLPEVGRHAAAVRILAAADSWRLSGPRTAAEQSEVDAAGQLARKVLGARQYEEEHAAGRVLTVDNVIDLLMDITAELPPPEGAAH from the coding sequence GTGCGGTATCTGATCCTGGGCGTCACGGAGGCGCGAGACGAGCAGGGCGGTGCGCTGCCCCTCGGCGGTATGCGCCTGCGGGCCCTCCTCGCCGCCCTGGCCCTTCGCCCCGGCCGGTCCGTGCCGATCGCCGAACTCGTCGACGACGTATGGGCTGACGATCCCCCGGCGGACGCACCCGCCGCGCTCCAGGCCCTCGTCGGCCGCCTGCGCCGGGCGCTGGGGAGGGACACGCTCACCAGCACCCCGGGCGGCTACCGGCTGGCCGCCGGCCCGGACGACGTCGACCTGCACGTGTTCGAGCGGCTCGCCCGGCAGGGCGCGGCCGAGCTGACGTCCGGCGCGCCCGAGGACGCCGCCCGCACGCTCCGTACGGCACTCGCTCTCTGGCGCGGCCCCGCCCTGGCCGACCTGCCCGACCGCGACCACGCGCTGCGTCCGCAGGCCCACCGGCTGGCCGCACTGGAGCGCCGCATCGAGGCCGACCTGCGATGCGCGGGGGCCGGTCCGCCGGCGGGGACAACGACCGTGGCCGGGACCCCGCCGGCCACGCCCTCGCCCTCGGCGGCCCCGCCCGCCGCCCTCGTGCCCGAGCTGATGGAGCTGACCGCGGCCCACCCGTACGACGAACGCTTCCGGGCCCAGCTCATCCGCGCCCTGCGCGCCGCCGGCCGGCAGGCCGACGCTCTCGCCGCGTACGAGGACGCGCGCCGCGCCCTCGCCGAGGGGCTCGGCACCGACCCCGGACCCGAACTGACCGCTCTCCATCGCGGACTGCTCGCCCCCGCATCGTTCGCACCCGGCCCCGCGGGGACGGAACCCGCCCGGGGCAACCTCCGCCCCCGCCTCACCTCCTTCGTCGGCCGCGAGCCCGAACTCCGCACCATCCGGGACGATCTGACCCGCTCCAGGCTGGTCACCCTCACCGGTCCGGGAGGCTCGGGGAAGACCCGCCTCGCCGAGGAGTCCGCGGCGCACGAGGGCCGGGCCGCCGCCGGTGACGTCTGGCTCGCCGAACTCGCCCCGGTGGAAGCGCCCGAAGCCGTCCCGGGAGCCGTACTCTCCGCGCTCGGGCTGCGCGAGACGGCCCTGCTGCGGGACAGCGGCCACGAAGGAACGTATCCGCGCACCGATCCGGTCGACCTGCTCGCCGATCACCTCGCGCACTGCTCCAGATCGCGCCCCTTCCTCCTCATCCTCGACAACTGCGAGCACGTCATCGATGCGGCGGCCGCGCTGGCCGAGACCCTGCTGACCCGCTGCCCGCGGCTGCGCATCCTCGCCACCAGCCGCGAACCGCTCGGCGTGCCCGGCGAAGCCGTACGTCCGGTGGACCCGCTCCCGGCCGATTTCGCCCACCGCCTCTTCACCGAGCGGGCCCGTGCCGTGCGCCCCGAGTTCGACCCCGAGCGGGAGGCCGCACACGATCCGCACGCCGTTGCCGAGATCTGCCGCCGCCTGGACGGGCTGCCGCTCGCCATCGAACTCGCCGCCGCCCGGCTCCGGATGCTCGGTCCGCGGCAGATCGCCGACCGGCTGGACGACCGGTTCCGCCTGCTGACCGGCGGCAGCCGGACCGTGCTGCCGCGCCAGCAGACCCTGCGGGCGGTCGTCGACTGGTCCTGGGACCTCCTGGACGAGGACGAACGCACCGCCCTGCGCCAGGTCTCGGTCTTCGCGGGCGGCTGGGACCTGCCCGCCGCCGAGGCGGTCATCACGACGACGGCCGACACCGCCGACCTCATCGGGGCACTCATCGACAAGTCCCTCGTCGTCGCCACCCCGGTCGACGGCGGCGGGATGCGCTACCGCCTCCTGGAGACCATTCACGAGTACGCCATCGAGCGCTGCGCCGAAACTCCCGGCGTACGGGCCGCTGCCGGGCGGGCGCACACCGCGCACTTCCTCGCACTCGTCGAGGAGGCCGATCCGCGGCTGCGCTCCGCCGACCAGCTCCCCTGGATCCAGCGCCTGGAGACGGACCTCGACAACATCCGGGCCGCACTCCACCGCAGCACCGCCCTCGCAGGTCCGTCGGACATGTCAGATCCGTCAGCTCCGTCCGGTCCGTCGGACTTCCCGGGTCCGTCGCAGCCGCGGCAGCCGTCCGAATCCGACGCGGTGCGTCTGGTGCTGGGCATGGGTTGGTTCTGGTGGCTGCGCAACTACCGCACCGAGGGCCTCATCTGGACCGCGCGGGCGCTGGCGTTCGGCCCTGAGCCCACCGACCGGACCGACCCCCGCTACTGGCCCTGGATGAATCTGCGCATGCTGCGGTTCTTCCTGGAGATGGAGAGCCGTCCGTCCGATGCGGACCGCGACGACGACCACGACACCCGGGCGGCGCTCGCGAGCCGGGTGGCCGACGCCTTCGCGTCCTCGGGGCCCCAGGCCGCCCGCTTCCCCGGGCTGCTCTGGCCGATGACCACTTTCTTCAGCCCGGGCGTGCCGGACCGCCGGAAGAAGATCGACGCGGTCGTCGGCAACGCCCGTATCCACGGTGGTGCCTGGGAGTACGGCGTCGCGCTGATGTTCCGGACGCACATGGTCGTCGACATGCCCGGCGGCATGCCGGGGGTCGACGCCGATCTGGCGGAGCTGCGCGCACTGAGCCGCCTCGTCGGCGACCGCTGGATGCGTGCCCAGGTCGCCTCCGCCGCAGCCGAGGCGGGCATGATGCGCGGGCGGTACGACGAGGCGCGTGCGGCCTACGAGGAGGCACTGCTGCTCGCCCGCGAGGTCGGGGCCCATACCGAGGCCCCGTTCCTCCTGGCCAGGCTCGCCGAACTCTTCTACCGCACCGACGACCCGGCGGCCGCCGATCAGCTCCTGGAACGGTCGGAGTCCGAGGCGGAGCGCTACCAGACGCACGACGCGACCGCGTACGTCCACTACCTGCGGGCCACCATGGCGCTGGAACGCGGTGATATCCCGACGGCGCGGCGGATGCACGCCGCGGCTAAGGCTGAGAACGGGATCGGCAGCCCGCCGTCGCACTTCACCGCGATCCTGGAGGGGCTGTCGGCCCGCATCACCATCCACGAACCGGGGCCCGGGAGCGGTCCGGCCGCCGGCCTGCGCGGGCTGACGGCGGCCCTCGTCTCGGCACGGGACGCACTGTGCGCCGAGATCGTCACCGGACGCCTGGCGGACGGCGTGGTGACCGTACTGCCCGAGGTGGGCCGTCACGCGGCCGCCGTACGCATCCTGGCCGCCGCCGACAGCTGGCGGCTGTCCGGCCCCAGGACCGCGGCGGAACAGTCCGAGGTGGACGCGGCCGGGCAACTGGCCCGCAAGGTACTGGGGGCGCGGCAGTACGAGGAGGAGCACGCGGCCGGCCGCGTGCTGACCGTCGACAACGTCATCGACCTGCTCATGGACATCACCGCGGAGCTCCCGCCGCCGGAAGGCGCCGCCCACTGA
- a CDS encoding TetR/AcrR family transcriptional regulator has translation MSTLGAALGSGTVGAGAHGRSAPLRVDAQRNLEHVLRAAREVFGELGYGAPMEDVARRARVGVGTVYRRFPSKDVLVRRIAEEETSRLTDQARSALGQEEEPWSALSRFLRTSVASGAGRLLPPQILRVDVDTDDSTVVGDPGAVRAAESALPGSAAIDARDEPRVPQQRQEAGQATGGPRVAEPRPVPEPEIDGVGSGSAELLEVVGRLVDRARTSGELRRDVTVADVLLVIATAAPALPDAAQQAAASARLLDILLEGLRSRPA, from the coding sequence GTGAGCACTCTGGGTGCCGCACTCGGCTCGGGCACCGTCGGTGCCGGAGCGCACGGCCGCTCGGCGCCGCTGCGCGTGGACGCGCAGCGCAATCTGGAACATGTGCTGCGGGCGGCGCGCGAAGTGTTCGGCGAGCTCGGGTACGGCGCTCCGATGGAGGACGTGGCGCGTCGCGCCCGCGTCGGTGTCGGCACGGTGTACCGGCGCTTCCCCAGCAAGGACGTGCTGGTGCGGCGGATAGCCGAGGAGGAGACCTCCCGGCTGACCGACCAGGCCCGGTCCGCGCTGGGGCAGGAGGAGGAGCCGTGGTCGGCGCTGTCGCGCTTCCTGCGGACCTCGGTCGCCTCGGGCGCGGGGCGGCTGCTGCCTCCGCAGATACTGCGGGTCGACGTGGACACCGACGACTCGACAGTGGTCGGCGATCCGGGCGCCGTACGGGCAGCGGAGTCGGCCCTACCGGGCTCGGCGGCCATTGACGCCCGGGACGAACCCCGGGTGCCGCAGCAGCGGCAGGAGGCCGGCCAGGCGACGGGCGGACCACGGGTGGCCGAGCCCCGGCCTGTGCCGGAGCCGGAGATCGACGGCGTCGGCAGTGGATCGGCCGAGCTGCTGGAGGTCGTGGGCCGGCTGGTCGACCGGGCGCGGACGTCGGGTGAGCTGCGCCGCGATGTGACGGTGGCCGATGTGCTGCTGGTCATCGCGACGGCGGCACCCGCGCTGCCGGACGCGGCTCAGCAGGCGGCGGCTTCGGCCCGGCTGCTGGACATCCTGCTGGAGGGGCTGCGCTCGCGGCCTGCGTGA
- a CDS encoding ATP-binding SpoIIE family protein phosphatase — MNFTRWSARLPGTQRRAARDDQSAVPAARAEYAQDETGSGPPESEPDDAAPRPPAPALENLSARDILGRLPALVALVHGPDHRIAYVNDAYAAAFGPRPSGLPAAEAMPELTELSLLPLMDQVLRSGTPRTVKSRKARSGSSYTVTCTPVAHDKDKGHEGGVLVYAADVTDHAEAAERLRTSERRHRETAVTLQRSLLPQELEQPDDLRIAATYQPGGTDAAVGGDWYDVITLGAGRTALVIGDVMGRGVRAAAVMGQLRTAVRAYARLDLPPHEVLQLLDGLAAEIDASQIATCAYAVHDPNEGLLVYSSAGHLPILVRDEDGTVHRAEGPTGPPLGTGGWIHTSGTIALPPGSTAVLYTDGLVERRSEDIDEGVAALERALSGAKGAPQVVCDRLMRSLNITAEHDDDVAVLVVQHPARTGPTAELFHNASLDLLGGIEAAPRARAFATGVLTSWRFPVDLCDLGVLAAGELVANSLQHGTPPMRLGLRRTDRRLIIEVTDGDDHLPRRRRAEPADEAGRGISIIATIATSWGSRRTPGGGKAVWCEFALPR; from the coding sequence GTGAACTTCACGCGTTGGAGCGCCCGCCTACCCGGTACGCAGCGTCGAGCCGCCCGGGACGACCAGAGTGCCGTACCGGCGGCCCGCGCCGAGTACGCACAGGACGAAACCGGGTCCGGCCCGCCGGAGAGCGAACCGGACGACGCCGCGCCCCGGCCCCCGGCGCCCGCCCTGGAGAACCTCTCCGCCCGCGACATCCTCGGCCGGCTGCCCGCCCTCGTCGCTCTGGTGCACGGACCCGACCACCGCATCGCGTACGTCAACGACGCCTACGCCGCGGCCTTCGGCCCCCGCCCGTCCGGTCTCCCCGCGGCCGAGGCGATGCCCGAACTCACCGAGCTCAGCCTCCTCCCCCTGATGGACCAGGTCCTGCGCAGCGGCACACCCCGCACGGTCAAGTCCCGAAAGGCCCGCAGCGGCAGCTCGTACACCGTGACCTGCACCCCCGTAGCGCACGACAAGGACAAGGGGCACGAGGGCGGAGTGCTCGTGTACGCCGCCGATGTCACCGACCACGCCGAAGCGGCCGAGCGGCTGCGCACCAGCGAGCGGCGCCACCGCGAAACGGCCGTCACCCTCCAGCGCTCACTGCTCCCGCAGGAGCTGGAGCAGCCCGACGACCTGCGGATCGCCGCCACCTACCAGCCGGGCGGCACGGACGCCGCGGTCGGCGGCGACTGGTACGACGTCATCACCCTCGGCGCGGGCCGCACCGCCCTGGTCATCGGGGACGTGATGGGGCGCGGGGTGCGCGCCGCCGCGGTGATGGGCCAGCTGCGCACCGCGGTCCGGGCCTACGCCCGGCTGGACCTCCCGCCGCACGAGGTGCTCCAGCTGCTCGACGGACTGGCCGCCGAGATCGACGCCAGCCAGATCGCCACCTGCGCCTACGCGGTCCACGACCCCAACGAGGGCTTGTTGGTCTACTCCTCCGCCGGGCACCTCCCGATCCTGGTGCGCGACGAGGACGGCACGGTGCACCGCGCCGAGGGCCCGACCGGACCCCCGCTCGGCACCGGCGGCTGGATCCACACCTCCGGCACGATCGCGCTGCCGCCCGGCTCCACCGCGGTCCTCTACACCGACGGCCTGGTCGAGCGCCGCAGCGAGGACATCGACGAGGGCGTGGCCGCGCTGGAGCGCGCGCTGTCCGGTGCGAAGGGCGCACCACAGGTGGTCTGCGACCGCCTGATGCGCTCCCTCAACATCACCGCGGAACACGACGACGACGTGGCGGTGCTGGTGGTCCAGCACCCCGCCCGCACCGGGCCGACCGCGGAGCTGTTCCACAACGCCTCGCTCGATCTGCTCGGCGGCATCGAGGCGGCTCCGCGCGCCCGCGCCTTCGCGACGGGCGTCCTGACGTCGTGGCGCTTCCCGGTGGACCTGTGCGACCTGGGCGTCCTCGCCGCCGGTGAGCTGGTCGCCAATTCCCTCCAGCACGGCACACCGCCGATGCGCCTGGGCCTGCGGCGCACCGACCGCCGGCTGATCATCGAGGTGACCGACGGCGACGACCACCTGCCGCGCCGCCGCCGCGCCGAACCGGCGGACGAGGCGGGCCGGGGCATCTCCATCATCGCGACGATCGCCACGTCCTGGGGCAGCCGCCGCACGCCGGGCGGCGGCAAAGCGGTCTGGTGCGAATTCGCCCTGCCGCGCTAG
- a CDS encoding NAD(P)/FAD-dependent oxidoreductase: MASDSGGTPPGPPPGVRILVVGGGYVGMYTALRLQRKLKQRLRSGEAEIVVVTPDPYMTYQPFLPEAAAGSISPRHVVVPLRRVLPHCTIVIGEAQRIDTAERTATVTTLATGEDGTGAVEIPYDEIVIAPGSVSRTLPVPGLADHGFGFKTIEEAIGLRNHVIEQMDIASATRDPAIRDAALTFVFVGGGYAGVEALAELEDMARYTARYYHNIKAEDLKWILVEATGRILPEVGESMGKYAVRELRGRNIDVRLDTRLESCEDRVAVLSDGSRFPTRTLVWTAGVKPAPLLAATGLPLNERGRLTCTAELTVEGAEHAWAAGDAAAVPDLTADEPGRETAPNAQHAVRQAKVLAENIVASMNGEPLTEYRHSYAGSVASLGLHKGVAHVYGRRLKGYPAWLMHRVYHLSRVPTFNRKARVLAEWTLAGLFKREIVSLGSLEHPRAEFELAAGRRPRTDGDDCQ, encoded by the coding sequence ATGGCTTCAGATTCCGGGGGAACACCCCCCGGCCCCCCGCCGGGTGTGCGCATTCTCGTCGTCGGCGGCGGCTACGTCGGGATGTACACCGCGCTGCGTCTCCAGCGGAAGCTGAAGCAGCGGCTGAGAAGCGGCGAGGCCGAGATTGTCGTCGTCACTCCTGATCCTTATATGACGTATCAGCCGTTCCTTCCCGAAGCCGCCGCCGGTTCGATCTCACCGCGCCATGTGGTCGTCCCGCTGCGCCGGGTCCTGCCGCACTGCACGATCGTCATCGGCGAGGCGCAGCGCATCGATACGGCCGAGCGCACCGCGACGGTCACCACCCTGGCCACGGGCGAGGACGGCACCGGTGCGGTCGAGATCCCGTACGACGAGATCGTCATCGCGCCCGGCTCCGTCTCGCGCACCCTCCCGGTCCCCGGCCTCGCCGACCACGGCTTCGGCTTCAAGACCATCGAGGAGGCCATCGGGCTGCGCAACCACGTGATCGAGCAGATGGACATCGCCTCCGCCACCCGCGACCCCGCGATCCGCGACGCCGCCCTCACCTTCGTCTTCGTCGGTGGCGGCTACGCGGGCGTGGAGGCGCTGGCCGAGCTGGAGGACATGGCCCGCTACACCGCGCGGTACTACCACAACATCAAGGCCGAGGACCTGAAGTGGATCCTCGTCGAGGCGACCGGCCGCATCCTGCCCGAGGTCGGCGAATCGATGGGCAAGTACGCCGTCCGGGAGCTGCGCGGCCGCAATATCGACGTACGTCTCGACACCCGGCTGGAGTCCTGCGAGGACCGGGTGGCCGTACTCAGCGACGGTTCCCGCTTCCCGACCCGCACGCTCGTGTGGACAGCGGGCGTGAAACCCGCGCCGCTGCTCGCCGCCACCGGCCTCCCGCTCAACGAACGCGGCCGGCTCACCTGCACGGCGGAACTCACCGTCGAAGGCGCCGAACACGCCTGGGCCGCCGGTGACGCCGCCGCCGTCCCCGACCTGACCGCCGACGAGCCCGGACGGGAGACCGCGCCCAACGCCCAGCACGCGGTCCGCCAGGCCAAGGTCCTCGCGGAGAACATCGTGGCGTCCATGAACGGCGAACCGCTCACGGAGTACCGGCACAGCTATGCGGGCTCCGTCGCCTCGCTCGGCCTCCACAAGGGCGTCGCGCACGTCTACGGACGCAGGCTCAAGGGCTACCCGGCCTGGCTGATGCACCGTGTCTATCACCTGAGCCGGGTCCCGACGTTCAACCGCAAGGCCCGCGTGCTCGCCGAATGGACCCTGGCCGGCCTCTTCAAACGCGAGATCGTCTCCCTCGGCTCGCTGGAACACCCCAGGGCCGAGTTCGAACTCGCCGCGGGAAGGCGTCCCAGGACCGACGGCGACGACTGTCAGTAG